Proteins from a genomic interval of Hornefia porci:
- a CDS encoding restriction endonuclease subunit S, whose protein sequence is MESEFMQSQIEVSMAGSAMPRTILVKIMNYYGILCPIEEQNEIVSFLDQQCLKIDKILRGKETQLERIRSFKYSEIYEYVTGKKRVKEVV, encoded by the coding sequence ATGGAATCAGAATTTATGCAGAGCCAAATTGAGGTTTCGATGGCTGGTTCCGCAATGCCGAGAACAATTCTCGTAAAAATAATGAATTACTATGGGATTCTATGCCCGATTGAGGAACAAAACGAAATTGTTTCTTTCTTAGATCAACAATGCTTGAAAATAGACAAAATATTGAGGGGTAAAGAAACTCAACTTGAAAGAATACGGTCTTTTAAATATTCGGAAATCTACGAATATGTCACCGGCAAGAAACGAGTAAAGGAGGTCGTGTAA
- a CDS encoding transposase, protein MPVPAEIRAVPRPVNTVVDDNGGDGPKRYAVRQRGSSKYVPGGNPQPKNGKVIGHIIDYKFVPLPEKDPGADLPDMLSYGASALVKSVTADLKEDLLAVYDASDVYAMMSLATLRVIKPAITADRARTHYLRTFVCKDYPGAAMSRNSIGSLLQRIGMNGSRRRQFYQLRMKATAADHHIAIDGMLKQDNSKVNDLSAYSRKAKVRGICEVSVLYAYDIERMEPVCAEVFPGNSIDASSYPAFIRDNDIRKGIIVADKGFPPSKIKEELQERPDLHFLTPIKRNDTRISSNDMLAFEGVLSGIDAHVVYKKKQIKGGRYLYAFKDARKASAEEASYLANAQKKGTFSPEKYARKQATFGVIVLESDQDLEPKAAYLCYEDRWLLEMVFNRYKSDECLDHTDVQGDFSVIGSEFINFISTVATCRIIRKAQNAGLLEKISYGELMDDLASAWRKADAPEEPATDDGYWVHTLQLVFDELEALGLARPVPKPAPKKRGRKPKPKDETEPKPKRKRGRPRKDSTPSAGTV, encoded by the coding sequence ATGCCAGTACCAGCTGAAATCAGAGCGGTCCCCCGGCCAGTCAATACCGTTGTAGATGACAACGGTGGGGATGGCCCCAAACGCTATGCTGTCCGGCAGCGAGGATCCTCGAAATACGTTCCCGGCGGCAACCCGCAGCCAAAAAACGGCAAGGTTATCGGTCACATTATTGACTACAAGTTTGTTCCTCTCCCCGAAAAGGATCCGGGTGCAGACTTGCCGGACATGTTGTCCTACGGAGCATCTGCTCTGGTCAAGTCTGTGACTGCAGACCTTAAGGAGGATCTGCTTGCGGTATACGACGCATCCGATGTCTATGCAATGATGTCTCTGGCTACCCTCCGGGTTATCAAGCCAGCCATTACAGCGGATCGAGCGCGGACGCATTACCTCAGGACGTTCGTATGCAAAGATTATCCCGGTGCAGCCATGTCCAGGAATTCCATCGGCAGTCTGCTTCAGCGGATCGGGATGAACGGATCCAGACGAAGACAGTTCTACCAGTTGCGAATGAAGGCAACGGCTGCCGACCATCACATTGCCATCGACGGGATGCTGAAGCAGGACAACAGCAAGGTCAATGACCTGTCTGCGTACTCCCGCAAGGCAAAAGTGCGCGGCATCTGCGAGGTATCCGTCCTGTATGCCTACGACATTGAACGGATGGAGCCGGTGTGCGCTGAGGTCTTCCCCGGCAACAGCATCGATGCTAGCAGTTATCCGGCGTTCATCCGTGACAATGACATCCGCAAAGGGATCATTGTCGCTGACAAGGGATTCCCACCAAGCAAGATCAAGGAGGAACTACAGGAACGTCCGGATCTGCACTTCCTCACACCGATCAAGCGCAATGACACACGTATATCGAGCAATGACATGCTCGCTTTCGAAGGCGTGCTGTCCGGCATCGATGCCCATGTGGTCTACAAGAAGAAGCAGATCAAGGGTGGCCGATACCTGTATGCCTTCAAGGATGCCAGGAAGGCATCCGCCGAAGAAGCCTCGTATCTGGCGAATGCTCAGAAGAAAGGAACCTTCTCTCCTGAGAAATATGCTAGGAAGCAGGCAACTTTCGGAGTGATCGTTCTTGAATCCGATCAGGATCTGGAACCAAAAGCCGCATACCTCTGTTACGAAGACCGCTGGCTTTTGGAGATGGTCTTCAATCGGTACAAGAGCGATGAATGCCTGGACCACACCGATGTTCAGGGAGACTTCTCCGTCATCGGCAGCGAATTCATCAATTTCATATCAACGGTTGCCACCTGTCGGATTATCCGCAAGGCCCAGAACGCAGGATTACTCGAGAAGATATCCTACGGCGAGCTGATGGATGACCTGGCATCTGCCTGGCGAAAGGCAGATGCTCCGGAGGAGCCGGCGACTGATGATGGCTATTGGGTTCACACGTTGCAACTCGTATTCGATGAGCTTGAAGCACTCGGTCTGGCAAGGCCTGTGCCGAAACCGGCACCGAAGAAGCGTGGGCGTAAACCCAAGCCCAAGGATGAAACCGAGCCGAAACCTAAGCGCAAGCGCGGTCGTCCCCGGAAGGATTCAACCCCGTCTGCCGGTACTGTATAG
- a CDS encoding IS110 family transposase has protein sequence MNTIVYVEMGVHKESYTLCCYTYDRNKVEYKQTIPADYRMILKYMERIRERYESEVRFVCGYEAGCLGYSLYNQLKAHAVECRILAPTTMAITNTNRVKTDRRDAANIARCLAFRTYSEVYVPDEEDVSIKEYIRMRDDQKLMLKKIKQQILSFVLRKGKRFEGGKTYWTIAHVKWLRNLELEGLDKETLSEYLITYEYLVDKIKRFDERIEELAGKENTTKK, from the coding sequence ATGAATACTATAGTTTATGTTGAAATGGGTGTCCATAAGGAAAGTTACACTTTATGCTGTTACACCTATGACCGCAATAAGGTCGAGTACAAACAGACGATTCCTGCGGATTACAGAATGATCCTCAAATATATGGAACGCATCCGTGAAAGATATGAAAGTGAAGTGAGATTCGTCTGCGGCTACGAGGCGGGATGCCTGGGATATTCACTCTACAATCAGCTTAAGGCTCATGCAGTAGAGTGCAGGATTCTGGCACCGACAACGATGGCGATCACTAACACAAACCGTGTAAAGACAGATCGACGTGACGCGGCGAACATAGCCAGATGCCTGGCATTCCGAACATACAGTGAGGTCTATGTTCCGGATGAAGAAGATGTATCCATCAAGGAATATATCCGGATGAGAGACGATCAGAAGCTGATGCTGAAGAAGATCAAGCAGCAGATACTGTCATTCGTACTCAGGAAGGGGAAACGCTTTGAAGGCGGGAAAACCTACTGGACGATAGCACATGTAAAGTGGCTCAGGAATCTGGAACTGGAAGGTCTGGATAAGGAAACACTGTCAGAATATCTGATCACTTACGAGTATCTCGTAGACAAGATCAAGAGGTTTGACGAACGGATCGAGGAATTAGCCGGTAAGGAAAATACAACGAAAAAGTGA
- a CDS encoding DUF5688 family protein, whose product MNSTEFCREMMNKIPEFIPMDARAGLELSMQEVVKVNDQVLHGLVFRQETRNAAPTFYLDDAYRDHERGMSMDLIADNIAKAYMETKDMGPVSMERMPMEMPYESIREQITMRLVEVKRNRQFLQDRPCMNVGHGLAVALDIQISDENGAGLVSITNDLMEHNGYDRRELFENAMADAWRNAPPTLRDMQSSLFGIGGDNILDNTGSVASEDKAMMYVLSNSECRYGAAAMFYPGMQEKIAESLGEGYYALPSSLHEYLIILESFGLDPAELTKMVREANRNEGVVSPKDVLSDQVLHYDREAKHLDNVPMGRDKESRMETI is encoded by the coding sequence ATGAACAGCACTGAATTTTGCAGAGAAATGATGAATAAAATACCGGAATTCATACCGATGGATGCAAGGGCAGGCCTGGAACTGTCCATGCAGGAGGTCGTCAAGGTCAATGATCAGGTGCTGCACGGCCTGGTGTTCCGGCAGGAGACCAGAAATGCAGCGCCGACGTTCTATCTGGATGATGCATACAGGGATCATGAACGAGGCATGTCCATGGATCTGATCGCGGATAATATCGCAAAGGCATATATGGAAACAAAAGATATGGGGCCGGTGAGCATGGAAAGAATGCCTATGGAAATGCCGTATGAAAGTATTCGGGAACAAATCACCATGCGTCTGGTGGAGGTTAAGAGAAATAGACAGTTCCTTCAGGACAGGCCGTGTATGAATGTGGGGCACGGGCTTGCCGTAGCACTGGATATTCAGATCAGCGATGAGAACGGCGCAGGCCTTGTCAGCATCACCAATGATCTGATGGAGCATAACGGATATGACAGGCGGGAGCTTTTTGAAAATGCCATGGCGGATGCCTGGCGAAACGCACCCCCGACGTTAAGGGATATGCAGTCCAGCCTGTTCGGAATCGGAGGGGACAATATTCTTGATAATACCGGGTCGGTCGCTTCTGAAGACAAAGCCATGATGTATGTACTCTCCAACAGTGAATGCCGGTATGGTGCGGCTGCCATGTTCTATCCCGGCATGCAGGAGAAGATTGCAGAGAGTCTGGGTGAAGGATATTATGCACTTCCGAGTTCCCTGCATGAATATCTCATCATCCTCGAGTCTTTCGGGCTTGATCCTGCCGAGCTTACAAAAATGGTTAGAGAAGCGAACAGGAATGAAGGCGTGGTATCTCCAAAGGATGTCCTGTCCGATCAGGTCCTGCACTATGACAGGGAAGCGAAGCATCTGGACAATGTACCAATGGGAAGAGATAAGGAATCTCGTATGGAGACAATATGA
- a CDS encoding ATP-binding protein, protein MIFKRKVYPRLLEWKQNYADQYAVLLEGARRVGKSTIAEHFARNEYRSYILIDFSKDADNILQCFNDIGNLDVFFLRLQAETGITLYKGESLIIFDEVQLFPNARQAIKHLVKDGRYHYLETGSLISIRKNVKDILIPSEEMKIQVYPMDYEEFCDAVGYEYSLLEKIYETNRPIGQATNRKLMRDLRLYMAVGGMPQAVESYLAGNNFSDIDQVKRQIIQLYEDDFRKIDPSGRISSMYHAIPAQLAKDARKYRINSAIGKRGNTRAEELLYELIDSRTIIPCYNSTDPRVSLTDTKDFDSYKLYLSDTGLFVTAMFLDRPSVENVLYSKLLSDKLPANLGFLYENLVAQMINSSGRELYYHTWEKPNSTHYYEVDFLISKGSKVSAIEVKSSGIGKHESITEFTRKYSGNVDSTYLLSQKDVGEEGSLRKKPLYLAPFVVK, encoded by the coding sequence ATGATATTCAAGAGAAAAGTGTACCCAAGGCTTCTGGAATGGAAGCAGAATTATGCGGATCAGTACGCAGTGCTGCTGGAGGGAGCAAGGCGTGTGGGCAAGTCAACTATTGCAGAGCATTTTGCCCGCAATGAATATAGATCCTATATTCTGATCGATTTTTCAAAGGATGCGGATAATATATTACAATGCTTTAATGATATTGGGAATCTGGATGTTTTTTTTCTGAGACTTCAGGCAGAGACAGGCATAACGCTGTATAAGGGAGAATCCCTTATTATATTTGATGAAGTACAATTGTTTCCGAATGCCAGGCAGGCGATCAAGCATTTGGTCAAGGACGGAAGGTACCATTACCTGGAAACAGGATCTCTCATTTCGATCAGGAAGAATGTAAAGGACATTCTGATACCGTCAGAAGAGATGAAAATACAGGTCTACCCGATGGACTATGAGGAGTTCTGTGATGCTGTAGGATATGAGTATTCACTGCTCGAAAAAATATATGAAACGAACAGACCGATCGGGCAGGCAACAAACAGAAAGCTGATGCGGGATCTGAGACTCTATATGGCGGTCGGCGGCATGCCGCAGGCAGTAGAATCTTATCTTGCAGGTAATAATTTTTCCGACATCGATCAGGTGAAGCGGCAGATCATTCAGCTGTATGAAGATGACTTCAGGAAAATCGATCCGTCGGGAAGGATTTCTTCTATGTATCACGCTATTCCGGCACAGTTAGCAAAAGATGCCAGAAAGTACAGGATAAATTCTGCCATTGGCAAGAGAGGCAATACCAGGGCTGAAGAACTGCTCTACGAGCTGATAGATTCCAGGACAATCATACCGTGTTACAATTCAACTGATCCCAGGGTCAGCCTGACGGATACTAAGGATTTTGATAGCTATAAGCTGTATCTGTCGGACACAGGCTTGTTCGTGACTGCTATGTTCCTGGACAGACCTTCAGTCGAAAATGTGCTATATTCAAAGCTTCTGTCGGATAAGCTTCCAGCTAATCTTGGGTTCTTATATGAGAATCTTGTTGCACAGATGATCAATTCTTCAGGTCGGGAACTGTATTATCATACGTGGGAAAAACCGAACAGTACTCATTATTATGAGGTCGACTTTCTGATCTCAAAAGGGAGTAAGGTCTCTGCGATAGAGGTGAAGTCATCGGGAATCGGAAAGCATGAATCGATCACTGAGTTCACAAGGAAGTATTCAGGTAATGTGGATTCTACTTATCTGCTGTCGCAAAAGGATGTTGGTGAAGAAGGCAGCCTTCGGAAAAAGCCGTTATATCTGGCGCCTTTCGTTGTGAAATAA